In a genomic window of Roseiflexus castenholzii DSM 13941:
- a CDS encoding CaiB/BaiF CoA transferase family protein, whose product MDGNASPLPLAGIRVIDAATVVAAPFCATLLGEFGADVLKVEHPVGGDALRRFGTPTARGDTLTWLSESRNKRSVTLNLQHPEGAQLFKDLVAKADVLCENFRPGTLEKWGLGWDVLSQINPGLIMLRVTGYGQTGPYKDRPGFARIAHAVGGISYLAGMPKGTPVTPGSTTLGDYMTGLYGCIGVLLALHYREKTGRGQYIDAALYESVFRCSDELVPAYGMYKKVRERHGPHHNDFACPHGHFQTKDGKWVAISCATDKLFARLAKAMGRPELASSSIYGEQKIRLEHANDVNEIVRDWCSSLTRAEVLERCNATATPAAPLNDIADIFGNRQVHARRNLIAVDVEDLGETIIVPNIVPKLSETPGRIRSLGPRLGEHTDEVLKEVLGMSDDQIGELRAKRVI is encoded by the coding sequence ATGGACGGAAACGCAAGCCCCCTGCCGCTGGCGGGCATTCGCGTCATTGATGCTGCAACTGTTGTTGCGGCGCCGTTCTGCGCCACCCTGCTTGGCGAATTCGGCGCGGATGTGTTGAAGGTCGAGCATCCCGTTGGGGGTGATGCGCTGCGGCGTTTTGGCACGCCGACCGCGCGCGGCGATACGCTGACCTGGCTCAGTGAGTCGCGTAACAAGCGTTCGGTGACGCTCAACCTGCAACATCCCGAAGGTGCGCAGCTTTTTAAGGACCTGGTGGCAAAAGCCGATGTGCTATGCGAGAACTTTCGTCCCGGCACGCTGGAAAAGTGGGGGCTAGGGTGGGATGTTCTCAGTCAGATCAATCCGGGACTAATCATGTTGCGGGTAACCGGCTATGGGCAAACAGGACCGTACAAGGATCGTCCGGGATTTGCTCGAATTGCCCACGCGGTCGGCGGTATTTCGTACCTCGCCGGCATGCCGAAAGGAACGCCGGTCACTCCGGGATCGACGACGCTTGGCGATTACATGACCGGGCTGTACGGGTGCATCGGTGTGCTGCTGGCGCTGCATTACCGCGAGAAAACCGGTCGCGGACAGTATATCGATGCCGCTCTGTATGAATCGGTCTTTCGTTGTAGCGATGAGTTGGTGCCTGCCTACGGCATGTACAAAAAAGTGCGCGAACGGCATGGACCGCACCACAACGACTTTGCCTGTCCCCATGGTCACTTCCAGACGAAGGACGGCAAATGGGTTGCTATTTCCTGTGCAACCGACAAATTGTTCGCGCGACTGGCGAAGGCGATGGGTCGCCCTGAGCTGGCGTCGTCGAGCATCTATGGTGAGCAGAAGATCCGTCTTGAGCATGCAAACGATGTGAACGAGATCGTGCGCGACTGGTGTAGTTCGCTTACTCGCGCCGAGGTGCTGGAACGCTGCAATGCGACCGCCACTCCTGCTGCGCCGCTCAACGACATCGCCGATATCTTCGGCAATCGCCAGGTCCATGCGCGGCGCAATCTCATCGCGGTAGACGTGGAGGATTTGGGCGAAACGATCATCGTGCCCAACATTGTGCCCAAACTGTCGGAAACACCGGGGCGGATCAGGAGTCTCGGTCCCAGGCTCGGCGAGCATACCGACGAGGTGCTCAAGGAGGTGCTCGGGATGAGTGATGATCAGATCGGCGAATTGCGCGCCAAACGGGTGATTTGA
- a CDS encoding 2-methylfumaryl-CoA isomerase: protein MNGILSGMRIVEGSAFVAAPLGGMTLAQLGADVIRFDPIGGGLDYKRWPVTLDGKHSLFWAGLNKGKRSIAIDIRHPRGQELLTQLICAPGDEAGLFITNFPARGWLSYEALKAHRADLIMVNLLGRRDGGSEVDYTVNPQLGLPFMTGPFTSPEVVNHVLPAWDIVTGQMIALGLLAAERHRRRTGEGQLVKLALKDVGLAMIGHLGMIAEVMINDADRPKQGNYLYGAFGRDFETLDGKRVMVVGLTDLQWKALGKATGLTDAFNALGARLGLDMNDEGNRFRARREIAALLEPWFHARTFAEVRRVFEEHRVTWGPYRTVREAIAQDPDCSTENPMFTMVEQPGIGTYLMPASPLDFSRMPRLPAQRAPRLGEHTDEILLEVLGLSDGEVGKLHDEGIVAGPEEE from the coding sequence ATGAACGGTATTCTCAGTGGCATGCGGATTGTCGAAGGGTCGGCGTTCGTGGCTGCGCCGCTTGGCGGAATGACCCTGGCGCAGTTAGGCGCCGATGTGATCCGTTTCGATCCGATTGGCGGCGGACTCGATTACAAACGCTGGCCCGTGACCCTCGACGGCAAGCACAGCCTGTTCTGGGCTGGTCTCAACAAAGGCAAGCGTTCGATTGCCATCGATATTCGCCATCCGCGCGGGCAAGAGTTGTTGACGCAACTCATTTGCGCGCCCGGCGACGAGGCGGGGTTGTTCATCACCAATTTTCCGGCGCGCGGCTGGCTCAGTTACGAAGCGTTGAAAGCGCACCGCGCCGATCTGATCATGGTCAATCTGCTGGGGCGGCGTGACGGCGGCTCGGAAGTCGATTACACGGTCAACCCGCAGTTAGGGCTGCCGTTTATGACCGGTCCTTTCACTTCGCCCGAGGTGGTCAACCACGTCCTGCCGGCATGGGATATTGTCACCGGGCAGATGATTGCGCTCGGTCTGCTGGCTGCCGAACGCCACCGGCGGCGCACCGGCGAAGGGCAACTGGTCAAACTGGCGTTGAAGGATGTCGGGCTGGCCATGATCGGTCATCTTGGCATGATTGCCGAAGTGATGATCAACGATGCCGACCGCCCGAAACAGGGAAACTACCTGTATGGCGCATTTGGGCGCGATTTTGAGACCCTCGACGGCAAGCGAGTGATGGTCGTGGGGTTGACCGACCTGCAATGGAAGGCGCTCGGCAAGGCGACCGGATTGACCGACGCTTTCAACGCGCTCGGCGCGCGTCTGGGTCTCGACATGAACGACGAAGGCAACCGCTTTCGCGCCCGGCGAGAAATTGCTGCCTTGCTGGAACCCTGGTTCCATGCGCGCACATTCGCTGAGGTGCGTCGCGTCTTCGAGGAGCACCGTGTTACCTGGGGACCGTACCGCACCGTGCGCGAAGCCATCGCACAGGACCCCGACTGCTCGACAGAGAACCCGATGTTCACCATGGTCGAACAACCCGGTATTGGCACATATCTCATGCCCGCCTCGCCGCTCGATTTCAGCCGGATGCCGCGGTTACCGGCGCAGCGCGCGCCGCGGCTCGGCGAACACACCGACGAAATCCTGCTGGAGGTGCTTGGCTTGAGTGACGGCGAAGTCGGCAAACTGCACGATGAAGGGATCGTCGCTGGACCTGAAGAGGAATAA
- a CDS encoding HpcH/HpaI aldolase/citrate lyase family protein gives MKLPIHFYKPLAAGAPQPIRELPVRPERVIHFFPPHVEKIRARIPEVAKQVDVLCGNLEDAIPIDAKEAARAGFIEVARNTDFGDTALWVRVNALNSPWVLDDIADIVATVGNKLDVMMIPKVEGPWDIHFVDQYLALLEAKHQIQKPILIHALLETAQGMMNLEAIAGASPRMHGFSLGPADLAASRGMKTTRVGGGHPFYGVLADPQEGQEHRPFYQQDLWHYTIARMVDVAVAHGLRAFYGPFGDIKDEAACEAQFRNAFLLGCTGAWSLAPNQIPIAKRVFSPDVNEVLFAKRILDAMPDGSGVAMIDGKMQDDATWKQAKVIVDLARMIAKKDPELAQAYGF, from the coding sequence ATGAAACTTCCCATTCACTTCTACAAGCCGCTGGCGGCTGGCGCGCCACAACCGATCCGCGAACTGCCGGTGCGCCCTGAGCGGGTGATCCACTTCTTCCCGCCGCACGTCGAAAAGATTCGCGCGCGCATTCCCGAAGTGGCGAAGCAGGTGGATGTGCTGTGCGGCAACCTGGAAGATGCCATTCCGATCGATGCCAAAGAAGCGGCGCGCGCCGGGTTCATCGAGGTCGCCCGCAATACCGATTTCGGCGACACCGCGCTCTGGGTGCGGGTCAATGCCCTCAACAGCCCCTGGGTGCTCGATGACATCGCCGACATCGTCGCCACCGTCGGCAACAAACTCGACGTCATGATGATCCCCAAGGTCGAAGGACCGTGGGATATCCACTTTGTGGATCAGTACCTGGCGCTGCTGGAGGCGAAGCATCAGATTCAGAAGCCGATCCTGATCCATGCGCTGCTGGAGACGGCGCAGGGCATGATGAATCTGGAGGCGATCGCCGGCGCCAGCCCGCGCATGCATGGCTTCAGCCTGGGACCGGCGGACCTGGCGGCGTCGCGTGGAATGAAGACCACGCGCGTTGGCGGCGGGCATCCGTTCTATGGCGTGCTTGCCGACCCGCAGGAAGGGCAGGAGCATCGCCCCTTCTACCAGCAGGACCTGTGGCACTACACGATTGCGCGCATGGTCGATGTCGCCGTTGCGCACGGGCTGCGCGCTTTCTACGGACCGTTTGGCGACATCAAGGACGAAGCCGCCTGCGAGGCGCAGTTCCGCAACGCCTTCCTCCTTGGTTGCACCGGCGCCTGGTCGCTTGCGCCGAACCAGATTCCGATCGCCAAGCGCGTCTTCAGTCCCGATGTCAATGAAGTCCTGTTCGCCAAACGCATCCTCGACGCCATGCCCGACGGTTCCGGCGTGGCCATGATCGACGGCAAGATGCAGGACGACGCGACCTGGAAGCAGGCGAAGGTGATCGTCGATCTGGCGCGGATGATCGCCAAAAAGGACCCCGAACTGGCGCAGGCGTATGGGTTCTAA